From a single Thermothielavioides terrestris NRRL 8126 chromosome 3, complete sequence genomic region:
- a CDS encoding glycoside hydrolase family 10 protein (CAZy_ID 269691) gives MALKSLLLTSLATAGLVVADGLNVRAKAAGKKYFGTEISTTVMNDANANNIAKNSQDFGQYTCENEMKFDALEPSRGTFNYANADRIVAQAQANGMLMRCHNLVWHNQVPSWVTNGHFDNATLISIMKNHIANVVGHYKGKCYAWDVVNEALNEDGTYRTSGSVWGSTIGPAYIPIAFAAAAEADPDAKLYYNDYNCDRAGAKATGAQNLIKMVKQYGAPIHGFGMQGHLTTGQVGSASQYVSNMQAFAALGVEVAFTELDIATPSSNPNFQQQATDYATIVSACKQVDACVGITTWGFTDKYTWISNSDPLPWDSNLQKKPAYTAILNAWGSSPPPSTTTTTAATTTTPPSGGGGNGCTAPHWAQCGGIGYSGCTTCEAPYTCKYSNDWYSQCL, from the coding sequence ATGGCCCTCAAATCGCTCCTGTTGACCTCGCTGGCAACGGCCGGCCTTGTGGTCGCCGATGGCCTCAACGTCCGGGCTAAGGCCGCTGGGAAGAAGTATTTTGGCACTGAGATCAGCACGACCGTCATGAACGACGCGAACGCCAACAACATCGCCAAGAACTCGCAGGACTTCGGCCAGTACACATGCGAGAACGAGATGAAGTtcgacgcgctcgagccGTCCCGCGGCACCTTCAACTACGCCAATGCGGACCGGATAGTGGCCCAGGCGCAAGCCAACGGCATGCTCATGCGCTGCCACAACCTCGTCTGGCACAACCAAGTGCCGTCGTGGGTGACCAATGGCCACTTCGACAACGCGACGCTGATCAGCATCATGAAGAACCACATCGCCAACGTGGTGGGCCACTACAAGGGCAAGTGCTACGCCTGGGATGTGGTCAACGAGGCCCTGAACGAGGACGGCACGTACCGCACGTCGGGCTCCGTCTGGGGCTCGACCATCGGCCCGGCCTACATCCCGATCGccttcgcggcggcggcggaggccgaCCCAGACGCGAAGCTCTACTACAACGACTACAACTGCGACCGCGCTGGCGCCAAGGCCACGGGCGCGCAGAACCTGATCAAGATGGTCAAGCAGTACGGCGCGCCGATCCACGGCTTCGGCATGCAGGGCCACCTGACGACGGGACAGGTGGGCTCGGCGTCGCAGTACGTGAGCAACATGCAGGCGTTCgcggcgctcggcgtcgaggtggcCTTCACGGAGCTGGACATCGCGACGCCGTCCAGCAACCCCAACTTCCAGCAGCAGGCGACCGACTACGCGACCATCGTGTCGGCGTGCAAGCAGGTCGACGCCTGCGTCGGAATCACCACCTGGGGCTTCACCGACAAATACACCTGGATCAGCAACTCGGACCCGCTGCCCTGGGACTCCAACCTGCAGAAGAAGCCGGCGTACACCGCGATCCTGAACGCCTGgggctcgtcgccgccgccttcgacgacgacgaccacggccgcgacgaccacaacgccgccgagcgggGGTGGCGGCAACGGATGCACCGCGCCGCACTGGGCCCAGTGCGGTGGCATCGGCTACTCGGGCTGCACCACCTGCGAGGCTCCCTACACGTGCAAGTACTCCAACGACTGGTACTCTCAGTGCTTGTAA